One stretch of Dehalogenimonas sp. THU2 DNA includes these proteins:
- the nuoE gene encoding NADH-quinone oxidoreductase subunit NuoE encodes MIPENLTSKEELQALLCGFSRDQANLIPMLQQLQERLGYLPPEAMAAAAERLGLAESTVYSVASFYTQFRFKPSGRNVIKVCRGTACHVGGGERILSELERQLEIKPGETTADLEYSLDTVACIGACALAPVVLLNEEIHGKTSTGNILDAITRRKKTGTGCSCRQ; translated from the coding sequence GTGATTCCTGAAAATTTAACCTCCAAAGAAGAACTCCAGGCGCTGTTATGTGGTTTCAGCCGTGACCAGGCAAACCTGATCCCCATGCTGCAGCAGCTTCAGGAGCGCCTGGGTTATCTCCCGCCGGAAGCCATGGCCGCCGCGGCGGAGCGGCTGGGGCTGGCCGAGAGCACCGTTTACAGCGTGGCTTCTTTTTACACCCAGTTCAGGTTCAAGCCCTCCGGCCGCAACGTCATCAAGGTCTGCCGCGGCACCGCCTGCCATGTCGGAGGCGGCGAGCGCATCCTGTCTGAACTGGAACGGCAACTGGAGATCAAACCGGGGGAGACGACGGCGGATCTGGAATATAGCCTGGACACCGTGGCCTGCATCGGCGCCTGCGCCCTGGCGCCGGTAGTGCTCCTGAACGAAGAGATCCACGGCAAAACTTCCACGGGCAACATCCTCGACGCCATCACCCGCCGAAAGAAAACCGGAACGGGTTGCTCATGCCGCCAGTGA